In Anaerobacillus isosaccharinicus, one genomic interval encodes:
- a CDS encoding radical SAM/SPASM domain-containing protein: MKTFKKFYVEITSICNLACSFCPPTERAKQFIEVDQFRNILDQIKPHTKYIYFHVKGEPLLHPKIDQLLDISHEKGFKVNITTNGTLLKKAKHKIFMKPALRQMNFSLHSFDGHAGSTNRLEYISSILSFAKEAVANSNMIVSLRLWNLDQDNATNLDKSRNREALAIIEKEFNLDFQIEEKVEPGSGVKITERIYLNQDHEFKWPALHEEEDEGKGFCHALRNQAAILTNGTVVPCCLDGEGIINLGNVYDTPFSEIVEGERANNLYNGFSRREAVEELCRKCGYRKRFG, translated from the coding sequence ATGAAAACATTCAAAAAGTTTTATGTTGAAATTACGAGCATTTGTAATCTTGCTTGCAGCTTTTGTCCACCTACTGAACGAGCCAAGCAGTTTATAGAAGTAGATCAGTTTAGAAATATATTAGATCAAATTAAACCACATACAAAATATATCTATTTTCATGTAAAAGGGGAACCGCTTCTCCATCCAAAAATTGATCAACTATTAGATATTAGCCATGAAAAAGGTTTTAAAGTAAACATTACAACAAATGGTACACTTCTAAAAAAAGCGAAGCATAAAATCTTCATGAAACCTGCACTTAGACAAATGAATTTTTCTTTGCATAGCTTTGATGGTCACGCTGGATCAACGAATAGACTTGAATACATTTCTTCTATTCTTTCTTTCGCAAAGGAAGCCGTTGCTAACAGCAATATGATTGTTTCCCTTCGACTTTGGAACCTAGATCAGGACAATGCCACTAATCTTGATAAAAGTAGAAACCGCGAAGCACTGGCAATAATAGAAAAAGAGTTTAATTTAGATTTTCAAATTGAAGAAAAGGTTGAGCCAGGTAGTGGAGTAAAAATTACCGAAAGGATTTATCTTAACCAAGACCATGAATTTAAATGGCCAGCCTTACATGAAGAAGAAGACGAGGGAAAAGGATTTTGCCATGCTTTAAGAAACCAAGCTGCTATCTTAACGAATGGTACAGTTGTCCCATGTTGCCTTGATGGCGAGGGTATCATTAACTTAGGAAACGTTTATGACACACCATTTTCTGAAATTGTTGAGGGTGAACGAGCCAATAACCTTTATAACGGTTTCTCTAGAAGAGAGGCCGTCGAAGAATTATGTAGAAAGTGCGGCTATCGCAAGCGATTTGGATAA
- a CDS encoding beta-ketoacyl-ACP synthase III, translating to MKCVGIIGVGSYVPTNVVSNHDLEAIMDTTADWISSRTGIEERRIALEDMDTSDMAIIAAKRALANASIDASEIDLIIVATATPDYVFPSVACMVQEALEIPNIPAMDLSAACTGFVYAVVTGKQFIDSNTYKNVLVIGSEKFSKIVDWDDRNTSVLFGDGAGAVILSEVSEGKGILAFEIGADGTGGKHLLVDNKTNFVTMNGREVFKFAVRQMPDSSLAVIKKAGLNTEDVDFLIPHQANVRIIDAARERLGLDKNKVSTTVTKHGNTSAASIPLALLSEIESGKINDGDVVVIVGFGGGLTWGSICLRWGK from the coding sequence ATGAAATGTGTAGGGATTATTGGAGTTGGCTCATATGTTCCAACAAACGTTGTTTCGAATCATGATTTAGAAGCAATTATGGATACAACAGCCGATTGGATCAGTTCAAGAACCGGTATCGAAGAACGACGAATTGCTCTAGAGGATATGGATACTTCTGATATGGCAATTATCGCTGCCAAGAGAGCATTAGCAAATGCCTCTATAGATGCTAGTGAGATTGATCTAATTATTGTAGCAACAGCTACTCCAGATTATGTATTTCCGTCTGTAGCTTGTATGGTTCAAGAAGCGTTAGAAATTCCTAATATCCCGGCTATGGATTTAAGTGCTGCATGTACAGGCTTTGTTTATGCAGTAGTAACTGGAAAACAATTCATTGACTCCAATACATATAAAAATGTGTTAGTCATCGGTAGTGAGAAATTTTCAAAAATTGTTGATTGGGATGATCGAAATACTTCTGTTTTATTTGGAGATGGAGCCGGTGCCGTTATTTTAAGTGAGGTTTCTGAAGGAAAAGGGATTTTAGCTTTTGAAATTGGCGCTGATGGCACTGGTGGAAAGCACTTATTAGTCGATAATAAAACAAATTTCGTCACAATGAACGGTAGAGAAGTATTTAAATTTGCAGTAAGACAAATGCCTGATTCAAGTCTAGCCGTAATTAAAAAAGCGGGTTTAAACACTGAGGATGTCGATTTTCTCATTCCACACCAAGCAAACGTCCGGATTATTGATGCAGCTAGAGAACGGCTTGGCTTAGATAAAAATAAAGTATCAACAACCGTTACAAAACATGGGAACACCTCCGCAGCATCAATTCCGTTAGCTCTGTTATCCGAAATTGAAAGCGGTAAAATTAACGACGGTGATGTTGTCGTGATTGTGGGCTTTGGTGGCGGTTTAACATGGGGTTCCATTTGTTTAAGATGGGGCAAATAA
- a CDS encoding L,D-transpeptidase family protein, producing MSIHNRLEQRSTTRKKRHKVKKKKFIIPIILMVIIVYSLGVFTSDFVASIKPNFVPLQESLTIESKSEASPFEENLNLGQHSPSTETLISVSTVEEIPGQETIGKEDEKALHSKSKKPEVSAVHLIEKETKTETEQVVVKTEVAPQTNKEPVPVPLKPSAKQVVSHVVQSNETLFSITMKYYLSGSFQSKVADYNNIKNPSTDIKAGMVLELPDPLITAFHEVKQGETLFSITMNYYQASQYQDPLATFNGIKNPTIDVKAGMILQIPTLSIINNQPKGSYSIKINKGTNQLIVYLNNEQVRTFPIATGKNSSLTPEGTFKIVNKVEKPWFNPENIPGGDSRNPLGSHWLGLNVPGTNGYTYGIHGTNNPASIGSYASKGCIRMHNSDIQWLYQHLPMQTIVEIVN from the coding sequence ATGTCAATACATAATCGTCTAGAGCAAAGGTCAACAACACGAAAAAAAAGACATAAAGTGAAAAAGAAAAAGTTTATTATCCCTATTATTCTTATGGTTATCATTGTTTATAGTTTAGGTGTATTTACAAGTGATTTTGTGGCTTCAATTAAACCTAACTTTGTGCCATTACAAGAGAGTCTTACAATAGAGTCTAAATCAGAAGCCTCTCCATTTGAAGAGAATTTAAATCTTGGTCAGCACTCACCAAGCACAGAGACTCTCATTTCAGTAAGTACCGTTGAAGAAATACCTGGACAAGAAACGATTGGAAAAGAAGATGAAAAGGCTTTACATAGCAAAAGTAAAAAGCCAGAAGTATCGGCAGTTCATTTAATAGAAAAAGAAACGAAAACTGAAACGGAACAAGTAGTAGTTAAAACTGAAGTTGCACCCCAAACAAATAAAGAACCAGTACCTGTACCTTTAAAACCATCCGCAAAACAAGTCGTTAGCCATGTTGTCCAGTCAAACGAAACATTGTTTAGCATTACGATGAAATATTATTTGAGTGGCAGTTTTCAAAGTAAGGTAGCGGATTATAATAATATAAAAAATCCTTCCACTGACATAAAAGCAGGGATGGTCTTAGAACTTCCAGATCCGCTTATCACTGCTTTTCATGAGGTAAAACAAGGAGAAACCCTTTTTAGCATTACAATGAACTATTATCAGGCGTCACAATATCAAGATCCTCTTGCAACGTTTAATGGGATTAAAAATCCAACGATTGATGTGAAGGCCGGAATGATTTTACAAATACCCACTCTTTCAATCATTAATAACCAACCCAAAGGAAGTTACAGCATAAAGATTAATAAAGGAACAAACCAACTTATTGTTTATTTGAATAATGAACAAGTGAGGACATTTCCGATCGCAACTGGAAAAAACTCGTCACTCACACCTGAAGGGACATTTAAGATCGTTAATAAAGTAGAAAAACCTTGGTTTAACCCAGAAAATATCCCTGGTGGTGATTCTAGGAATCCACTCGGAAGTCATTGGCTAGGATTAAATGTGCCTGGAACAAATGGCTATACATATGGAATCCATGGCACAAATAATCCAGCGTCCATTGGCAGTTATGCGAGTAAGGGCTGCATTCGCATGCACAATTCAGATATTCAATGGCTTTATCAGCATTTACCGATGCAAACAATCGTAGAAATTGTAAATTAA
- a CDS encoding ABC1 kinase family protein — protein sequence MSEYVLKTNNKLGRMTKVLSMAFVIFIQIYWYKITKKTDPEWELLWEKIGKRFRKTLFELEGLLIKVGQILSIRADLLPSAFISQIQDLTDKVPPSEWEEIKIILEAEWGGSIEHHFLSIEKEAIASASIGEVYKGVLKDGTEVAIKVQRPNISSIVQTDFRTLGIIIWFAHYLIPLPKGFINLIVLFKELKQVIERELDFAKERNTLLYFKDRYKDNEAVKIPDVYTELSTSKVLVMEWVRGIRLTDEQALDQLNLSRQELAGRLIEVFLPQWLEPGMFHADPHPGNVLVSTEGKIILLDFGMTGEISKRDATNFEALIESILSKNYPKSVDYLTQLGFLQPGADSRTIENLLAELMSFHPAQLKEMDLIALKLEMNDMLQALPIQVPTRFVFLGRSFITIEGTIRNLVPEKELIHLVKPIFLDWLNKQGNKKWSFIWYWIQSQPLFKVMHSATEFLKAPQKFEQIKETEQRRHFQFTIYENYKKQLFQLTLLGLIGVATGIYTSHSLIMQLSAGISFVSSVGYFVFSIKLKKWLKYMHEKRR from the coding sequence ATGAGTGAATACGTGTTGAAGACAAATAATAAATTAGGGCGAATGACAAAGGTACTTTCCATGGCCTTTGTTATCTTCATTCAGATTTATTGGTATAAGATCACAAAAAAAACTGATCCCGAGTGGGAACTATTGTGGGAGAAAATCGGAAAACGATTTCGAAAAACATTATTTGAATTAGAAGGGTTACTAATCAAAGTCGGCCAAATTCTAAGTATTCGTGCCGATTTGCTTCCTAGCGCCTTTATCTCTCAAATACAAGATCTTACAGATAAAGTTCCTCCTTCTGAATGGGAAGAGATAAAGATAATTCTTGAAGCTGAGTGGGGAGGTTCCATTGAACATCATTTTCTTTCCATCGAAAAAGAGGCAATTGCCTCTGCTTCTATTGGCGAAGTTTATAAAGGTGTGCTGAAAGATGGAACAGAGGTTGCCATTAAGGTGCAGCGTCCAAATATATCTTCAATCGTACAGACTGATTTTCGTACTTTAGGTATTATTATCTGGTTTGCTCATTACTTAATTCCTCTTCCAAAAGGCTTTATCAACTTAATAGTCTTATTTAAAGAACTTAAACAGGTGATTGAACGAGAGCTTGATTTTGCAAAAGAACGAAATACGTTACTTTATTTTAAAGATCGATATAAAGATAATGAAGCCGTAAAAATTCCTGATGTGTATACGGAGCTAAGTACATCCAAGGTACTTGTGATGGAATGGGTGAGAGGAATTAGACTAACCGATGAACAAGCGTTGGATCAATTAAACTTAAGTCGGCAAGAGTTGGCAGGACGGCTTATTGAAGTATTCCTACCGCAATGGCTTGAGCCTGGCATGTTTCACGCAGATCCACATCCAGGCAATGTACTAGTCTCAACAGAAGGAAAGATCATCTTACTTGATTTTGGGATGACAGGCGAAATTTCGAAAAGAGATGCAACAAATTTTGAAGCGCTTATCGAAAGTATCCTATCTAAAAATTATCCTAAATCAGTAGACTACTTAACACAATTAGGATTTTTACAACCAGGAGCTGATTCGAGAACGATAGAAAACTTGTTGGCTGAATTAATGTCTTTCCACCCAGCTCAATTGAAGGAAATGGACCTTATCGCTTTAAAGCTAGAAATGAACGACATGCTTCAAGCCCTTCCAATTCAAGTTCCAACACGTTTTGTTTTTTTAGGACGCTCTTTTATTACAATTGAAGGGACTATCCGAAATTTAGTTCCAGAGAAAGAGTTGATTCACCTAGTAAAACCTATTTTTCTCGATTGGCTAAATAAGCAAGGCAATAAAAAATGGTCTTTTATCTGGTACTGGATACAGTCTCAACCATTATTCAAGGTCATGCATTCTGCTACAGAGTTTTTAAAAGCACCGCAAAAATTCGAACAAATCAAGGAAACAGAACAAAGAAGGCATTTTCAATTCACAATTTATGAAAACTATAAAAAGCAGCTATTTCAACTAACACTGCTTGGACTTATCGGAGTTGCAACAGGAATTTATACATCGCATTCGTTGATTATGCAGCTTTCAGCAGGAATATCCTTTGTTTCTAGTGTGGGGTATTTTGTATTCAGTATTAAGTTAAAAAAATGGCTAAAGTACATGCATGAAAAACGGAGATAA
- a CDS encoding sigma-54 interaction domain-containing protein: MEWSKHYEWVLNIVHVGVHVVDKNGTTVFYNQTMAEIDGMEREKVLGKTIFHLYPSLTSETSTLNLALKKGIETVEAMQTYVNLQGKQITTINSTHPLYEGDEIIGAVETAKDITRIVRMYDQTLELRKELFETKKKGRASKGSADFQFCDLIGTSANFQKALMIAKKAARSLSPVMICGPTGTGKELVAQSIHNASIRREEPFIALNCAAVPKELMEGLLFGTTRGAFTGAIDRPGIFEQANGGTLFLDELNSLDLLLQAKLLRVLQDGKVRRLGGDTEKEMDVRIITAMNIQPAKALEQKILRTDLFYRLNVVHVKLPTLQERKSDIPLLVTYFLKKFNEAFGSNVHEISDEALQLLRHYHWPGNIRELSHAIESAFNVMDIGYERLEKRHLPEHLLQTTTVPEQVSIVPQAGKIDLPNIMEEFERETILQAFKENDGNISQTAKALGVKRQALQYKLNKYGIEK, translated from the coding sequence ATGGAGTGGTCGAAACATTATGAATGGGTTTTAAACATCGTTCATGTTGGTGTCCATGTCGTCGATAAAAACGGAACGACAGTTTTTTATAATCAAACGATGGCTGAAATAGATGGAATGGAACGTGAAAAGGTTTTAGGGAAAACGATTTTTCACTTATATCCATCGTTAACTTCTGAAACGAGCACGCTAAATTTAGCTTTAAAGAAAGGCATTGAAACCGTTGAGGCAATGCAAACTTACGTGAACTTACAAGGAAAGCAAATAACGACCATTAATAGCACACATCCTTTGTATGAAGGTGATGAAATTATTGGTGCTGTTGAAACTGCCAAGGATATTACTAGAATTGTTCGCATGTATGATCAAACTCTCGAATTACGAAAAGAGCTTTTTGAAACGAAGAAAAAAGGGAGGGCTTCAAAGGGATCTGCGGACTTTCAATTTTGTGATTTGATTGGAACTAGCGCTAATTTTCAAAAAGCCTTAATGATTGCGAAAAAAGCCGCTAGATCGCTTTCTCCAGTGATGATTTGTGGTCCGACTGGAACTGGAAAAGAACTTGTTGCCCAAAGTATACATAACGCAAGCATTAGGCGGGAAGAACCGTTCATTGCTTTAAATTGTGCTGCTGTACCGAAAGAGCTAATGGAAGGTTTGTTGTTTGGTACAACGAGGGGGGCCTTTACTGGAGCCATTGATCGACCTGGTATCTTTGAGCAAGCAAATGGTGGGACCTTATTTTTGGATGAGTTGAATAGCTTGGACCTATTACTTCAAGCGAAATTACTTAGGGTTCTCCAAGACGGAAAAGTTCGTCGCCTTGGTGGCGATACAGAGAAAGAAATGGATGTTCGTATTATTACGGCGATGAATATACAGCCAGCCAAAGCTCTTGAGCAAAAGATTTTGCGCACCGATTTATTTTACCGCCTAAATGTCGTACACGTAAAACTACCAACACTTCAAGAACGAAAATCAGATATTCCTCTTCTAGTAACCTATTTTTTGAAAAAGTTTAATGAAGCATTTGGTTCAAATGTTCATGAAATAAGTGATGAAGCATTGCAGCTATTACGTCATTACCACTGGCCAGGAAATATCCGCGAACTCAGCCATGCCATAGAATCAGCATTTAATGTTATGGACATCGGTTATGAAAGACTTGAAAAGAGGCATTTACCAGAGCATTTGCTTCAAACAACGACCGTACCTGAACAAGTATCAATCGTACCCCAAGCAGGCAAGATCGACCTTCCAAATATTATGGAGGAATTTGAACGAGAAACAATCCTGCAAGCCTTCAAGGAAAACGATGGCAACATTAGTCAAACAGCGAAAGCGTTAGGCGTAAAAAGGCAAGCACTTCAGTATAAACTAAATAAATATGGCATCGAAAAATAA
- a CDS encoding MGMT family protein, with product MTPFTEKVIHIIQTIPEGKVMTYGQIAKLAGSPRAARQVVRILHSMSKKYQLPWHRVINAKGQIGLQNDESYNDQIMNLEIEGVEVALNGNVDLEKYQWQP from the coding sequence GTGACTCCTTTTACCGAAAAAGTAATTCACATTATTCAAACCATCCCAGAAGGCAAGGTTATGACCTATGGGCAGATTGCAAAGCTAGCTGGAAGTCCCCGTGCAGCTCGTCAAGTTGTCCGAATCCTTCATTCAATGAGCAAGAAGTATCAACTGCCTTGGCACAGGGTAATTAACGCAAAGGGACAAATCGGCCTTCAAAATGATGAATCCTATAACGATCAAATAATGAACCTCGAAATTGAAGGCGTTGAAGTAGCCCTAAATGGAAATGTTGATTTAGAAAAATATCAGTGGCAACCCTAA
- a CDS encoding MFS transporter gives MFYLPETIKNNERNSIWNGAFSIIAMSLVSGFIPLFAIQVLGANNQQVGLLSSLPSLMSILAMIPGAIWLNRLETKKKFTAISIFMARFFLLLLVFVPFIPYVNQAWILVVLIALMNFPTALSTLSWQSFIGDLIPDERRGQFFSERNRILTIVGMITTFIVGVILNMFDVSAAGPYQIFFTLGFLFGVLEVYYLMKHIEHRRVIPKKAGNVKKLDFSFLKKMLKHKPYVYFLICALLFNFGWQMAWPLFNIYQINYAGATAFWVSLFTVANQVSQIASYKWWGRLADKKGNSVMLLIAALGMTTAPVLTILSTNLVYLTMVNLWSGTFVAGTTMLLFNQLLKVSPENDRTSYLASYNVVIAGIGFIAPQLGVLFLELYGMNVAMGISSIFRFVGGLAFLVVVLYVERKLRPSSNVVKSKVG, from the coding sequence ATGTTTTACCTACCAGAGACAATTAAAAATAATGAACGCAATAGTATATGGAATGGTGCATTTTCGATTATTGCCATGAGTTTAGTTTCCGGCTTTATTCCGTTATTCGCTATACAAGTGTTAGGAGCAAACAATCAGCAAGTTGGCTTACTTAGTTCCCTGCCTTCTTTAATGAGTATTTTAGCCATGATCCCAGGAGCGATTTGGCTGAACCGGTTAGAAACGAAGAAGAAGTTTACCGCCATTTCAATTTTCATGGCTCGTTTTTTTCTATTACTGCTTGTTTTCGTACCATTTATCCCTTACGTAAACCAAGCTTGGATTTTAGTCGTTTTAATTGCCTTAATGAATTTTCCAACAGCGCTGTCGACGTTGTCTTGGCAATCGTTTATTGGCGATCTTATCCCTGATGAACGTAGAGGTCAATTTTTTAGCGAAAGAAACCGTATCTTAACCATTGTTGGAATGATTACGACCTTTATTGTCGGTGTGATCTTAAACATGTTTGATGTAAGTGCTGCAGGGCCTTACCAAATCTTTTTTACCTTAGGCTTTTTATTTGGAGTATTAGAAGTTTATTATCTAATGAAACATATTGAGCACCGAAGAGTTATTCCAAAAAAGGCTGGAAACGTAAAAAAGCTAGATTTTAGTTTCTTGAAAAAGATGCTTAAGCATAAGCCGTACGTTTATTTTTTAATTTGCGCACTCTTATTTAACTTTGGTTGGCAAATGGCTTGGCCACTTTTTAATATTTATCAAATCAATTATGCAGGGGCTACTGCTTTTTGGGTTAGTTTATTTACAGTAGCTAACCAAGTTTCCCAGATTGCTAGTTATAAGTGGTGGGGAAGGTTAGCCGATAAAAAAGGGAACAGTGTCATGCTTTTGATAGCTGCTCTTGGAATGACAACGGCACCGGTGTTAACCATTTTATCAACAAACCTCGTTTATTTAACAATGGTAAATTTATGGTCAGGAACATTCGTTGCTGGAACAACGATGCTCTTGTTTAATCAGTTATTAAAAGTGTCACCTGAAAATGATCGGACATCCTACCTAGCAAGCTATAATGTCGTCATTGCAGGGATCGGTTTTATCGCACCACAATTAGGCGTATTATTTTTAGAGCTTTACGGAATGAATGTAGCAATGGGGATTTCATCTATTTTCCGTTTTGTTGGTGGGTTAGCCTTTTTAGTTGTTGTCCTTTACGTAGAAAGAAAACTAAGACCTTCATCTAACGTAGTAAAATCAAAAGTAGGTTAA
- the fabF gene encoding beta-ketoacyl-ACP synthase II, whose amino-acid sequence MKKRVVVTGIGAVTPVGNDAATTWDNIKNSVSGIALMTRIDTERFTVKVAGEVKDFQPEAFMDGKEARRMGRYTQLAIAASKMAILDAGVTIGEDVNAERIGVWIGSGIGGLDSFEEQHKKFLEKGPKRVSPFIIPMLIPDMAAGRVSIELGAKGINNCSVTACASGANSIGDAFRTIQSGEMDMMITGGTESAITEMTVAGFSNMTALSTNPDPTTASRPFDKSRDGFVIAEGSGIIILEELEHALARGAQIYGELVGYGATGDAYHITTPAPNGEGGQRAMKLALQDAGVTPDQVDYINAHGTSTHYNDLYETQAIKEVFGDHAYKLSVSSTKSMTGHLLGAAGAIEAIFSLLAIRDGIIPATIGYETPDEELDLDYVPNKAKKADVNVVISNSLGFGGHNVTLAFKKYQ is encoded by the coding sequence ATGAAAAAAAGAGTTGTAGTTACAGGAATTGGAGCAGTAACTCCAGTAGGAAATGATGCAGCAACAACTTGGGACAATATTAAAAATAGTGTTTCAGGAATTGCACTAATGACCCGGATTGATACAGAAAGATTCACTGTTAAAGTGGCAGGTGAAGTAAAAGACTTTCAACCTGAAGCTTTTATGGACGGCAAAGAAGCACGCCGAATGGGACGCTATACACAGCTAGCCATTGCTGCAAGTAAAATGGCCATTCTAGATGCAGGCGTTACAATTGGAGAAGATGTTAACGCAGAACGCATTGGTGTTTGGATTGGCTCTGGAATTGGCGGATTAGATTCTTTTGAAGAGCAGCATAAGAAGTTTTTAGAAAAAGGTCCAAAAAGGGTAAGTCCATTCATCATTCCAATGCTTATTCCTGACATGGCAGCTGGTCGTGTCTCCATTGAATTAGGAGCAAAAGGAATAAATAACTGTTCAGTTACAGCATGTGCATCAGGCGCCAATTCGATTGGTGATGCTTTCCGCACGATTCAAAGTGGGGAAATGGATATGATGATTACCGGCGGAACAGAATCCGCGATTACTGAAATGACAGTTGCTGGGTTCTCAAACATGACCGCTTTATCTACAAATCCAGATCCAACGACAGCGAGTCGCCCTTTTGATAAAAGTCGTGACGGATTCGTCATTGCTGAAGGTTCAGGAATTATTATTTTAGAAGAATTAGAGCATGCCTTAGCTCGTGGTGCTCAAATTTACGGTGAACTTGTCGGTTACGGAGCAACAGGTGACGCTTATCATATTACAACACCAGCTCCAAATGGAGAAGGTGGACAACGTGCCATGAAATTAGCGCTACAAGACGCAGGCGTTACACCTGACCAAGTCGATTATATTAATGCCCACGGCACAAGCACTCATTACAATGACTTATATGAAACACAAGCAATTAAAGAGGTGTTTGGCGACCACGCATATAAGCTTTCAGTTAGTTCGACTAAATCAATGACTGGTCACTTACTAGGAGCTGCCGGTGCCATTGAAGCAATTTTTTCATTGTTAGCCATCAGAGACGGAATTATTCCTGCGACGATTGGCTACGAGACACCAGACGAAGAGCTTGATTTAGATTATGTTCCAAATAAGGCAAAGAAAGCTGACGTTAATGTTGTGATCTCCAATTCTCTTGGATTTGGCGGACATAATGTTACGTTAGCGTTTAAGAAATATCAGTAA
- a CDS encoding GNAT family N-acetyltransferase, which produces MKNLIDKLQDTEIDYIKMFSEVVESDHTLTFTNSAIPDMYTHNFTLYKSKEGLVEYILNELDKEETKAKGFFRVETYHSVSETLLENLPIKPEICIYNFLYINTNKYNELNGNPECKILCADTKQVLDDGINVDIAVNTEGMGLDFAQRRINGQASVYRNNDKAVQLFVCYSGETAIGNIEYMQSQEIVKMEDFDILEAYQRKGFGTSVLKHLLEKAFHNNIEHAYLITESDNTAMEMYEKCGFEKVGEKTELLFFLKN; this is translated from the coding sequence ATGAAAAATCTAATCGATAAATTACAAGATACTGAAATTGACTATATTAAAATGTTTTCTGAGGTTGTGGAAAGTGATCATACGTTGACATTTACTAACTCTGCTATACCAGACATGTACACTCATAATTTCACTTTATACAAATCTAAAGAAGGATTAGTTGAGTACATATTAAATGAACTAGATAAAGAAGAAACGAAAGCAAAAGGGTTCTTTCGAGTTGAGACGTATCATTCTGTTAGTGAAACACTACTAGAAAACCTCCCTATTAAACCCGAAATATGTATCTATAACTTCTTGTATATAAACACTAATAAATATAATGAATTAAATGGAAATCCAGAATGCAAAATTTTATGTGCGGATACGAAACAAGTCTTAGATGATGGGATCAATGTTGACATAGCTGTAAATACAGAAGGAATGGGACTTGATTTCGCCCAACGTAGGATTAATGGACAAGCAAGCGTTTATAGAAATAACGATAAGGCTGTGCAACTCTTTGTCTGTTATAGTGGTGAAACTGCAATTGGGAATATTGAGTATATGCAGTCACAGGAAATTGTTAAAATGGAAGATTTCGATATTCTAGAAGCATACCAGAGGAAAGGCTTTGGAACTTCGGTACTTAAACATCTTTTAGAGAAAGCTTTTCATAACAATATCGAACACGCTTACTTAATTACAGAAAGTGACAATACTGCCATGGAAATGTATGAAAAATGTGGTTTCGAAAAAGTCGGTGAGAAAACAGAACTATTATTTTTTCTGAAAAATTAA
- a CDS encoding rhomboid family intramembrane serine protease, which yields MVFLYVFLSVFGSVLLAVIFGIPVVSASGISFFPYEYFILGLTSSVGYYYFVYTKEKAFNKQHILTGFSFGILALLTVMLIQYMVIKKLFGETISALMYVNIFRYEILVFLIGSIVLPLFKIGGQIKCKACKRGYFTEELLFEVNQDYQHDVKRFIQLADNANQSELSDFIIERRLSTGFNSKIKGEETSQHSFYLLTCTNCHSQYISRGKQRDINDDDSNQSYKIVTKIHLNEKLLCNKQ from the coding sequence ATGGTATTTCTTTATGTTTTTTTATCCGTATTTGGCAGTGTTCTTCTTGCTGTTATTTTCGGAATTCCAGTCGTTTCAGCATCGGGTATTTCCTTCTTCCCCTACGAGTATTTTATTTTAGGTTTGACCTCCTCTGTTGGGTATTACTATTTTGTTTATACAAAGGAAAAGGCTTTTAATAAGCAACATATCCTAACTGGCTTCTCTTTTGGAATACTTGCTTTGCTGACAGTGATGCTAATTCAATATATGGTTATAAAAAAATTGTTTGGTGAGACAATTTCTGCTCTAATGTATGTCAACATTTTCAGGTATGAAATACTCGTTTTTCTAATTGGAAGCATTGTGCTTCCCCTGTTTAAAATAGGTGGTCAAATTAAATGCAAAGCATGTAAACGTGGTTATTTCACTGAGGAGTTGCTATTTGAGGTTAATCAAGATTACCAACATGATGTAAAACGATTTATCCAGTTGGCTGACAATGCAAACCAATCAGAGCTTAGTGATTTTATTATCGAAAGAAGATTATCTACTGGGTTTAATTCAAAAATAAAAGGCGAAGAAACTTCACAACATTCTTTTTACTTACTTACCTGCACTAATTGTCATTCGCAATATATCTCAAGAGGGAAACAACGTGATATTAACGATGATGATTCAAATCAATCGTATAAGATCGTAACAAAAATTCATTTAAATGAAAAATTATTGTGTAATAAACAGTAA